From a single Bacteroidota bacterium genomic region:
- a CDS encoding acyl-CoA-binding protein, whose protein sequence is MTLTEKFHDAAERVKTLTARPSNEQLLNLYALFKQATEGDVHGDKPGMFDFKGAAKYAAWESLKGQSADTSMEQYVALVDHLIATVG, encoded by the coding sequence ATGACACTCACAGAAAAGTTCCACGACGCCGCCGAGCGGGTCAAAACGCTGACAGCACGTCCTAGCAACGAACAATTGCTGAACCTGTACGCCCTCTTCAAGCAAGCCACCGAAGGCGATGTCCATGGGGACAAACCCGGCATGTTTGATTTCAAAGGCGCCGCCAAATACGCCGCTTGGGAAAGTCTCAAGGGTCAGTCTGCCGATACCTCCATGGAACAATACGTGGCCCTTGTAGACCACCTGATCGCTACCGTCGGCTGA
- a CDS encoding tetratricopeptide repeat protein yields the protein MILVILGIVCPGFATAQKFDFAAEQTKVEKLLAQNRNDEALKMAQTALNSEIESCKRSDDSRVGNAHFWLGEVALRLKQFQLAESEIQQSITHREKHVGPLTLPVADAQVTLAKVYLETGTGDLAEAQLESALRIYAALGNAKLQESQAREQLAGLCLMSGRLSDAEKLYDSVLTFEASRLGDQNPELARVLNNLGGTYLAQGRYDRAKGTYEQALNLQTAAFGAEGLPLATTCTNLGVLTEQLTDYEEAENTCSRPTQSVANICSSGIRCCWSRSTTW from the coding sequence ATGATTTTGGTCATCCTGGGAATCGTTTGTCCCGGTTTCGCCACCGCACAGAAATTCGACTTTGCCGCCGAACAAACCAAGGTCGAGAAACTCCTTGCCCAAAACCGCAACGACGAAGCCCTGAAGATGGCCCAAACGGCCCTCAACAGCGAAATCGAATCCTGCAAACGCAGCGACGATTCCCGCGTCGGCAATGCACACTTTTGGTTGGGCGAGGTGGCGCTGCGCCTCAAACAGTTTCAATTGGCCGAATCGGAAATCCAACAATCCATCACGCACCGCGAAAAGCACGTCGGCCCCTTGACCTTGCCCGTCGCAGACGCGCAGGTCACCTTGGCCAAGGTTTACCTTGAAACCGGCACCGGCGACCTTGCCGAAGCGCAATTGGAATCCGCCTTGCGCATCTACGCGGCCCTTGGCAATGCGAAACTGCAAGAAAGCCAAGCCCGCGAGCAACTCGCCGGACTTTGCCTTATGTCAGGCCGTCTCAGCGACGCCGAAAAGTTGTACGATTCCGTGTTGACCTTTGAGGCTTCGCGGCTGGGTGACCAAAACCCCGAACTCGCACGCGTGCTCAACAATCTCGGAGGAACCTACCTCGCGCAGGGGCGCTACGACCGTGCAAAAGGCACGTACGAGCAGGCGCTGAACCTTCAGACCGCCGCATTCGGGGCAGAAGGCTTGCCGCTTGCGACGACCTGCACCAACCTAGGCGTGCTCACGGAGCAATTGACCGACTATGAAGAAGCCGAAAACACCTGCTCAAGGCCTACGCAATCCGTAGCAAACATTTGCAGCTCTGGGATCCGCTGTTGCTGGTCTCGCTCGACAACTTGGTGA
- a CDS encoding T9SS type A sorting domain-containing protein, with protein MFDSIYGQFCGRILKWNDSTWTSFGGNLPFSQAEHFYCAEYYSNRYYFGGNFEASNQMNEIVAWGSNGWEDVAGGIKGDSWVRKLKTFKNLLFVGGYFFQQDGNSADYLMTWDDVQWANPFPNVNFLGQIEDLEVIDDRLFIVGTHLIFDGSNWNGPYKLAHFDGLNFCSFGGPDLFLDNVTCLESFNSEFYISSDRIIGGDSVNYIAKWIGGDSTDICISQPVRIQDPAWTQNPSISLYPSPTKSAFTLTLPANTSTCTLKIHDITGREVAPARTYRAGDPPVDVTHLSAGLYFVEVRVKDRVEVVKLVKEN; from the coding sequence ATGTTTGATTCAATATATGGGCAATTCTGTGGAAGGATTTTGAAATGGAATGATTCAACTTGGACGTCCTTTGGTGGCAATCTGCCTTTTTCCCAAGCCGAACACTTCTATTGTGCTGAATACTATAGCAATAGGTACTACTTTGGTGGCAATTTTGAGGCCAGTAACCAGATGAATGAAATCGTTGCTTGGGGTTCAAATGGTTGGGAAGATGTTGCCGGTGGGATTAAGGGAGACAGTTGGGTTCGAAAACTAAAAACGTTCAAAAACCTATTATTTGTCGGTGGATATTTTTTTCAACAAGATGGCAATTCCGCCGATTATTTGATGACTTGGGATGATGTGCAATGGGCAAATCCTTTTCCCAACGTCAATTTCCTGGGGCAAATTGAAGATTTGGAAGTAATCGATGATCGACTTTTTATTGTTGGGACGCACCTAATCTTTGACGGTTCAAATTGGAATGGACCGTATAAGCTTGCGCATTTTGATGGCCTAAATTTTTGCTCATTTGGCGGACCTGATTTGTTTTTAGACAATGTAACTTGTTTAGAGTCCTTCAATTCGGAGTTTTACATTAGTTCAGATCGCATAATTGGGGGAGATTCAGTCAACTACATCGCCAAATGGATAGGCGGCGACTCCACCGACATCTGCATCTCCCAACCCGTCCGAATCCAAGACCCCGCATGGACGCAAAATCCTTCCATCTCCCTCTACCCCAGCCCAACGAAATCAGCTTTCACGCTGACCCTCCCGGCCAACACATCCACATGCACCCTCAAAATCCACGACATCACCGGCCGCGAGGTCGCGCCTGCCCGCACCTACCGCGCGGGTGACCCGCCTGTGGACGTGACGCACCTGAGCGCGGGGCTGTATTTTGTGGAGGTGCGGGTCAAGGATCGGGTTGAGGTGGTGAAGTTGGTGAAGGAAAACTGA
- a CDS encoding T9SS type A sorting domain-containing protein, with protein MTWPYQQFALVAGKFLSINGNVKDYVMAWDGEKWIDPFPDIQFWFEAYDLEVIAGKLYIVAPVTSNQIRRMHTLAHFDGTYFCIFGSGEESLLNVAGLGGSLFVSGAPNPVPPLFDIHYIAEWMGGNPTDSCIYQPVSVSSDPISSTRHSGFPNPAYQSFKIETNPAFSSFTLRIHDITGREVATYRTYRAGDPPVDVAPLSAGLYFVEVRPRIGLR; from the coding sequence ATGACATGGCCGTATCAACAATTTGCTCTTGTCGCTGGAAAATTTCTTTCGATAAATGGCAATGTCAAAGATTATGTCATGGCTTGGGATGGCGAAAAGTGGATTGATCCATTTCCCGACATTCAATTTTGGTTCGAAGCTTACGACCTTGAGGTCATTGCTGGGAAATTGTACATTGTGGCCCCCGTTACTTCCAATCAGATCCGCAGGATGCATACCCTTGCCCATTTTGACGGGACATACTTTTGTATTTTTGGCAGCGGAGAAGAATCATTGCTCAATGTTGCGGGCTTGGGGGGTAGTTTGTTTGTTTCTGGTGCCCCTAACCCCGTTCCTCCACTTTTTGATATTCATTACATTGCAGAATGGATGGGCGGCAACCCGACGGATTCTTGCATCTACCAACCCGTCAGTGTTTCCTCGGATCCAATTTCAAGTACTCGACATTCTGGTTTTCCTAACCCTGCCTATCAATCCTTTAAGATTGAAACGAATCCTGCATTCTCAAGCTTCACGCTGCGTATCCACGACATCACCGGCCGCGAGGTCGCGACCTACCGCACCTACCGCGCGGGTGACCCGCCTGTGGATGTTGCGCCCCTAAGCGCGGGGCTGTATTTTGTGGAGGTGCGGCCAAGGATCGGGTTGAGGTGA
- a CDS encoding rhomboid family intramembrane serine protease — protein MPRFNLTPVVLNLLIINVLVFIAFNIFQEPLAEWLVLWKSDLIFDRGPLGIFFKPVQLVTAFFSHLELFHIAFNMLALVSFGPPLEMVLGPKRFLASYLTIGVGSSVLLAFLDPSSGPVLGASGAIAGMLVLFAAYFPQTQLGLMFLPFRFPVRKFVIGAAVLSAALVIIGATTGSSMGGISHFGHLAGMVVGFIYLQFDKVRKIGKR, from the coding sequence ATGCCAAGGTTTAATCTCACACCCGTCGTCCTGAACCTGCTCATCATCAATGTGCTGGTGTTCATTGCGTTTAATATTTTCCAGGAGCCTTTGGCCGAATGGCTAGTCCTTTGGAAAAGTGACCTGATCTTCGACCGTGGTCCCCTTGGGATATTTTTCAAGCCGGTTCAGTTAGTAACGGCATTTTTCAGCCATCTCGAACTCTTTCACATTGCCTTTAATATGCTGGCACTGGTCAGCTTTGGCCCTCCATTAGAAATGGTACTCGGTCCCAAACGCTTTTTGGCTTCCTATTTGACAATTGGCGTGGGCAGTTCGGTCTTGCTTGCATTTTTGGATCCGTCGAGTGGTCCTGTTTTGGGAGCTTCGGGCGCCATCGCAGGGATGCTGGTACTTTTTGCAGCCTACTTTCCCCAAACCCAATTGGGACTGATGTTCCTTCCGTTCCGGTTTCCCGTGCGGAAGTTTGTGATTGGTGCCGCTGTTTTGTCCGCTGCCCTTGTGATCATTGGCGCCACCACTGGAAGCTCCATGGGTGGAATCTCGCACTTCGGCCACCTTGCAGGCATGGTCGTCGGATTTATATATCTCCAATTCGACAAAGTGCGTAAAATAGGGAAACGATGA
- a CDS encoding tetratricopeptide repeat protein, whose translation MLVSLDNLVSFYIKQDQFAKAELLLAEAKRMREQRLGADQAAVAEILDRFATLSMARDQADHAERYWLMALQIRENSLGPQHEFVAANLYNLGKLENVLHKNDQARIHLNWALDIYESQSVGNEGQVTAILSELFMCDYMQGQIDNAAEQLSLMRAIKTEVYGDAHPETLAVMEEQIKFYNEVQWLPQAAQTEAELLKIRGR comes from the coding sequence TTGCTGGTCTCGCTCGACAACTTGGTGAGCTTTTACATCAAACAGGATCAATTCGCCAAGGCAGAGCTGCTGTTGGCGGAGGCAAAACGGATGCGGGAACAGCGCCTGGGCGCCGATCAAGCCGCAGTGGCAGAGATTCTGGATCGTTTTGCCACCCTGAGCATGGCCCGCGACCAAGCCGACCACGCCGAACGTTATTGGCTGATGGCCCTGCAAATCCGCGAAAACAGCCTCGGACCGCAGCATGAATTCGTCGCCGCCAACCTCTACAATCTTGGCAAACTCGAAAACGTGCTGCACAAGAATGATCAAGCAAGAATTCACCTCAACTGGGCGCTGGATATCTACGAAAGTCAATCGGTAGGCAATGAGGGTCAAGTGACTGCGATTCTCTCCGAACTGTTCATGTGTGATTACATGCAAGGGCAAATTGACAATGCGGCCGAACAGCTGAGTTTGATGCGGGCGATCAAAACGGAGGTGTATGGCGATGCCCATCCTGAGACGCTTGCCGTGATGGAGGAACAAATCAAATTCTACAACGAGGTCCAATGGCTTCCGCAAGCCGCTCAAACTGAGGCCGAACTCCTCAAAATCCGGGGACGCTGA
- the mutL gene encoding DNA mismatch repair endonuclease MutL — protein MKQLIQLLPDHIANQIAAGEVVQRPASVVKELLENAVDAGATQIDLLIKDAGKALVQVIDNGCGMSGIDARMSFERHATSKIRKSEDLFNIRTMGFRGEAMASIAAVAQVQMRSRLHDEDLGSEIVIEGSEIKRMEPCMSPKGTSILVKNLFFNVPARRNFLKSNPVEIRHIINEFIRVAMAQPEIGMRMENQGTVVYDLPSAGLEDRLIGLIGKEYDGQLIPIGEKTPYVGIQGFVAQPEICKRKRGEQYFFVNRRFIKSGYLHHAVTRAYEGLLPEDVHPFYCIFLDIAPEHVDINIHPTKTEIKFDDERTVYQLLHSVIRKGIGEYHQAPMIEQSDEDQGFMRLISQIPFPAENRPEVIGNHGGSQSGGGLGKPRTNPAAKWGDMYPGGWSESQGNTKKEAIPNFLFPDPPSTVSSAESESEKELRVREASMGFLAQMGNRYIVTQSKDGLIVVDQCHAHQRILYEKLRRAGGKAPLASQQLLFPRTLSFTPVDFSFMREVEGEVKAMGFDLREFGPNSYILQGLPAELKGSKAEKFFEEIIAEVREAGGLDLKDKVHDRLAKSIAIKSAMNAGQTLESVEMRTLVDQLFACDQPGHSPNGKPTYYKIGIKDLEQFFLRNA, from the coding sequence ATGAAACAATTGATACAACTCCTGCCCGACCACATTGCCAATCAAATCGCGGCGGGTGAGGTTGTGCAGCGGCCGGCCTCGGTCGTCAAGGAACTACTTGAAAACGCCGTGGACGCAGGTGCCACTCAAATCGACCTCCTGATCAAGGATGCAGGAAAAGCCTTGGTGCAGGTGATCGACAACGGCTGCGGCATGTCGGGTATTGATGCGCGGATGTCCTTCGAGCGGCATGCAACCTCCAAAATCCGCAAGAGCGAAGACCTGTTCAACATCCGCACGATGGGATTCCGCGGTGAAGCCATGGCTTCCATCGCCGCCGTCGCGCAGGTGCAGATGCGCAGCCGCCTCCACGATGAAGACCTCGGCAGCGAAATCGTCATCGAAGGCAGCGAAATCAAACGCATGGAGCCTTGCATGAGCCCCAAAGGCACATCCATCCTTGTCAAAAACCTGTTTTTCAACGTTCCAGCCCGCCGCAACTTCCTCAAAAGCAATCCGGTCGAGATTCGCCACATCATCAACGAATTCATCCGTGTGGCCATGGCGCAACCCGAGATCGGCATGCGGATGGAAAATCAAGGCACCGTCGTTTATGACCTGCCGTCCGCGGGATTGGAAGACCGCCTCATCGGGCTTATCGGGAAGGAATATGACGGACAATTGATTCCCATCGGCGAAAAAACGCCGTATGTTGGAATCCAGGGATTCGTCGCCCAACCTGAAATCTGCAAACGCAAGCGCGGGGAACAGTACTTTTTCGTGAATCGTCGATTTATCAAAAGCGGCTATCTCCACCATGCCGTCACCCGCGCCTATGAGGGCTTGTTGCCGGAAGACGTGCATCCTTTTTATTGCATTTTCCTGGACATCGCCCCCGAACACGTCGACATCAACATCCATCCGACCAAAACCGAGATCAAATTTGACGACGAACGCACCGTGTATCAGCTGTTGCACAGCGTCATCCGCAAGGGCATCGGCGAGTACCATCAGGCTCCGATGATCGAGCAGAGCGATGAAGACCAGGGCTTTATGCGTCTGATTTCGCAGATTCCGTTTCCCGCTGAGAACCGTCCCGAGGTGATCGGCAACCATGGAGGTTCGCAAAGCGGCGGCGGTCTCGGCAAGCCACGCACCAATCCTGCCGCCAAATGGGGCGACATGTACCCCGGCGGTTGGAGCGAAAGCCAAGGCAATACCAAAAAGGAGGCCATCCCGAATTTCCTCTTTCCCGACCCACCGAGCACAGTTTCGAGTGCGGAGAGTGAGAGCGAAAAAGAGCTGCGCGTGCGCGAGGCGTCGATGGGATTCTTGGCACAGATGGGCAACCGCTACATCGTGACGCAAAGCAAGGATGGGCTCATTGTCGTCGACCAATGCCATGCGCATCAAAGGATCTTATATGAAAAACTCCGCAGAGCAGGCGGAAAGGCACCTTTGGCAAGTCAGCAGCTGCTGTTTCCGAGGACGCTCAGCTTTACGCCAGTGGATTTCAGCTTTATGCGCGAAGTCGAAGGCGAAGTGAAAGCGATGGGATTCGATTTGCGGGAATTCGGGCCCAATTCCTACATCTTGCAAGGTCTCCCCGCCGAATTGAAAGGCAGCAAGGCAGAAAAATTCTTCGAAGAAATCATCGCCGAGGTGCGCGAAGCCGGCGGATTGGACCTGAAAGACAAAGTTCATGACCGGCTTGCCAAAAGCATCGCCATCAAAAGTGCCATGAATGCAGGCCAAACCTTGGAGTCTGTCGAAATGCGAACCCTTGTGGATCAACTCTTTGCATGCGACCAACCCGGACATTCGCCCAACGGCAAGCCGACTTATTACAAAATAGGGATCAAGGATCTCGAACAATTTTTCCTCCGAAACGCTTAA
- a CDS encoding class I SAM-dependent methyltransferase, whose protein sequence is MKDNSTTSYPARRLGFFGFGTLLLSFCFLGSCNSEAGKNNQLDAENQYLPNGQMVLTTESDSAFEALEDLDHGDRENWQKPQMVISRLGDLSDKVVADIGAGTGYFTMPLARKARKVIAIDIEQDFLDYINRRLSHNTDKNNLNVETRLVKPEDPMLKEGEADLVLIVNTYGFISNRVAYFSKVRKGLKPDGKLVVIDFKKEPLPVGPPTETKLASTQVSAELDSAGFRTVTVDFTSLEYQYTLTAEKRTD, encoded by the coding sequence ATGAAGGATAATTCAACGACATCGTATCCCGCTCGGAGGCTTGGCTTTTTCGGCTTCGGCACCCTGCTGTTGAGTTTCTGCTTCCTCGGCAGTTGCAATTCGGAGGCGGGGAAAAACAATCAACTTGACGCAGAGAACCAATATCTCCCTAACGGGCAAATGGTGCTCACCACCGAAAGTGACAGCGCTTTTGAAGCTTTGGAAGACCTCGACCATGGCGACCGCGAAAACTGGCAGAAGCCGCAAATGGTCATCAGCCGCCTCGGCGACCTCAGTGACAAAGTCGTCGCCGACATCGGCGCAGGTACCGGTTATTTCACCATGCCCCTCGCCCGCAAGGCCCGCAAAGTCATTGCGATCGACATCGAGCAAGATTTCCTCGATTACATCAACCGCAGACTCTCCCACAATACCGACAAAAACAACCTCAACGTGGAAACGCGGCTCGTGAAGCCCGAGGATCCGATGCTCAAGGAAGGCGAAGCCGATTTGGTCCTGATTGTCAATACCTACGGATTCATCAGCAACCGCGTCGCCTATTTCTCCAAGGTGCGCAAGGGCCTCAAGCCCGATGGAAAACTCGTGGTGATCGACTTCAAAAAGGAGCCGCTTCCCGTCGGGCCGCCCACGGAGACGAAATTGGCGTCGACGCAGGTGAGTGCCGAATTGGACTCTGCCGGCTTCCGGACGGTGACCGTCGATTTCACGAGCCTGGAATACCAATACACCCTCACCGCCGAAAAACGCACCGATTGA
- a CDS encoding heavy-metal-associated domain-containing protein: MKKKIQLLPWIGSFIVAALFVLQLSGCGAKANAHTEFWVRGNCEMCQETIEKALNGTKGVASAKFDLDHNMAIIDFDSTVVKVSDLHQACANAGYETKLTPASETAYEALPKCCKKDGGM, translated from the coding sequence ATGAAAAAGAAAATTCAACTGTTGCCATGGATCGGCAGCTTCATCGTGGCAGCCCTCTTTGTACTGCAACTCAGCGGATGCGGCGCAAAAGCCAATGCCCACACGGAATTCTGGGTTCGTGGCAACTGCGAAATGTGCCAGGAAACCATCGAAAAAGCGCTCAACGGCACCAAGGGCGTGGCCTCCGCCAAATTCGATCTGGACCACAACATGGCGATCATCGACTTTGACAGCACAGTCGTCAAAGTGAGCGATTTGCATCAAGCCTGCGCCAATGCCGGCTATGAGACGAAACTCACGCCCGCAAGTGAAACCGCCTACGAAGCCCTGCCCAAATGCTGCAAAAAAGACGGGGGAATGTGA
- a CDS encoding DUF2231 domain-containing protein, with amino-acid sequence MMPLHPSIVHFPPVLLLAAALLYALGLWRKQTVFQVTGFGFHVAGLVFCIVAIFTGDFESSNIQAGPELKELMENHENLLMVATYGFGMLGIWAFLRQKSNFVFERIGFVAVFVALLGLMLFGAHQGGKMVYLHGAGTATFPANEPSSDSPVQPFINSPAK; translated from the coding sequence ATGATGCCCCTGCATCCCTCCATCGTTCACTTTCCGCCGGTCCTGCTTTTGGCCGCTGCGCTCCTGTATGCCCTCGGATTGTGGCGCAAGCAGACGGTTTTTCAAGTCACCGGTTTTGGTTTTCACGTCGCCGGATTGGTTTTCTGCATCGTGGCCATCTTTACAGGTGACTTCGAATCCAGCAATATCCAAGCCGGTCCCGAACTCAAGGAATTGATGGAAAACCACGAAAACCTGCTGATGGTGGCGACCTACGGCTTTGGCATGCTCGGCATCTGGGCCTTCCTCCGACAAAAATCGAATTTCGTTTTCGAACGGATTGGTTTTGTTGCCGTTTTCGTTGCGCTCCTCGGTTTGATGCTGTTTGGCGCGCATCAGGGCGGGAAAATGGTCTACCTGCATGGTGCAGGGACCGCGACTTTCCCTGCAAATGAACCAAGTTCCGATTCACCCGTTCAACCATTTATCAATTCACCCGCAAAATGA
- a CDS encoding rhomboid family intramembrane serine protease, with protein sequence MNWYSQFLKRFGFVGILLTALSLAYVVLFLLFGILGADGFNALFLKISLPVNVDTAINQPWSILSYWLVAHPMQFWFLLVDLVVLYAFGHILNALIGDRRTQVIVLLAIVGNALVTIALCNLLPTVEVTAATRLAGFGSINAALIAAAITLVPRYNFKVLFWDVPLLYIGLFMLLFSIVTHRAIFTMAGTSEISGALIGFLTIKFMRSGWDLKRWFQGAANRPQPAIPRQPEPVFSNQKPVVIRAVNPKQKAANPQQQAPELSEEEELDLLLDKINEVGYAGLSPREKERLDKLSGKD encoded by the coding sequence ATGAACTGGTACAGTCAGTTTTTGAAGCGATTTGGTTTTGTGGGCATATTGCTCACGGCGCTTTCCCTTGCTTATGTAGTGCTCTTCCTGCTTTTCGGGATCCTGGGGGCGGATGGTTTTAATGCCCTCTTCCTCAAAATCAGCCTCCCCGTCAACGTCGATACCGCGATCAATCAGCCTTGGTCGATCTTGAGTTATTGGCTCGTGGCCCACCCAATGCAATTCTGGTTTTTGCTGGTGGACTTGGTTGTCTTGTATGCATTCGGGCACATTTTGAATGCCTTGATCGGGGATCGGCGCACGCAAGTCATTGTTTTGTTGGCGATTGTGGGAAATGCCTTGGTCACCATTGCGTTGTGCAACCTCCTGCCAACCGTCGAAGTGACGGCTGCGACGCGATTGGCCGGTTTTGGTTCGATCAATGCCGCCTTGATCGCTGCGGCGATTACCCTTGTGCCCCGCTACAATTTCAAAGTCCTTTTTTGGGACGTTCCACTGCTCTACATCGGCCTGTTCATGCTGTTGTTTTCGATTGTGACCCATCGCGCCATTTTTACGATGGCCGGGACTTCCGAAATTTCGGGTGCTTTGATTGGCTTCCTGACGATCAAATTCATGCGCAGCGGATGGGATCTCAAACGGTGGTTTCAAGGAGCAGCCAATCGGCCACAACCCGCGATACCAAGGCAGCCTGAACCGGTATTTTCCAATCAAAAGCCCGTCGTGATTCGCGCGGTCAACCCCAAGCAAAAGGCAGCCAATCCGCAGCAGCAAGCACCCGAACTCTCAGAAGAGGAAGAGCTTGACCTCCTGCTTGACAAGATCAATGAAGTAGGCTACGCCGGACTTTCGCCCAGGGAAAAGGAAAGGCTGGACAAACTCTCGGGCAAGGACTGA